From Dreissena polymorpha isolate Duluth1 chromosome 15, UMN_Dpol_1.0, whole genome shotgun sequence, a single genomic window includes:
- the LOC127860716 gene encoding transient receptor potential cation channel subfamily M member-like 2 yields the protein MFAYVLLFDLATNVSTLEYVLLAWVLTVLAEEIRQMASDISTYFKNAWNVLDVVTIVVFIVGFGLRFKQFPESFDAPKVVLAVDFVAFVFRLTHVFSIHKVLGPKLLMIRRMVKDLMYFLIILAVFMVSYAIASHSVLYPVSPPTWDTVRQVLRRPYWHLYGELFLDETEGQSTCSDNATIWTAKDMPRCPSETGKIVVPIMMGFYMLFVNILLLNLLIAIFSHSIAKIQVQSENHWVYQRYFLIKEYVSRNVYYPPLNVIWMVITIIRCCV from the exons ATGTTTGCGTATGTCCTGCTATTTGATCTTGCTACAAATGTATCGACATTGGAATACGTATTGTTGGCATGGGTGTTGACAGTTTTGGCAGAAGAAATCCGGCAG ATGGCATCCGACATATCGACGTACTTCAAGAACGCGTGGAATGTTCTAGACGTTGTCACAATCGTTGTGTTTATCGTTGGGTTTGGCTTGCGATTCAAGCAATTTCCAGAGTCATTTGATGCACCCAAGGTCGTTCTTGCTGTCGATTTTGTAGCATTCGTCTTCAGACTTACCCATGTATTCTCAATTCACAAAGTCCTTGGTCCGAAACTTCTTATGATCAGACGTatg GTCAAAGATCTGATGTATTTCCTGATTATTCTGGCAGTGTTTATGGTATCATATGCCATTGCTTCACACTCTGTCCTTTACCCCGTATCGCCACCAACGTGGGATACAGTACGACAAGTTCTGAGGAGACCTTACTGGCATCTGTATGGAGAATTGTTCCTAGATGAAACGGAAG GACAGTCGACTTGCAGCGACAATGCTACTATCTGGACAGCGAAAGACATGCCAAGATGTCCAAGCGAAACTGGAAAGATTGTGGTCCCTATCATGATGGGATTCTATATGCTGTTCGTCAATATCCTCCTTCTAAACCTTCTCATTGCGATTTTTAG CCACTCAATTGCGAAAATTCAAGTTCAATCGGAGAATCACTGGGTGTACCAGAGGTACTTTCTGATAAAAGAATACGTATCAAGAAATGTGTATTACCCTCCTCTGAATGTGATTTGGATGGTTATCACGATTATTCGGTGTTGTGTATAA